One genomic segment of Scomber japonicus isolate fScoJap1 chromosome 23, fScoJap1.pri, whole genome shotgun sequence includes these proteins:
- the mrps33 gene encoding 28S ribosomal protein S33, mitochondrial, with the protein MAGLSSYALRMARLSAQIFGEVVRPTDSKSMKVVRLFQEPPMAQKKEVYDWYPQHKIYYAMTQKLRFMGLLRDEHQDFKEEMLRLRKLRGKGKPKKGEGKRATKKK; encoded by the exons ATGGCCGGTCTCTCCAGCTACGCCCTGCGCATGGCCAGGCTCAGCGCGCAGATTTTCGGGGAGGTGGTGCGACCAACAGACTCCAAGTCCATGAAGGTGGTCCGGCTGTTCCAGGAGCCCCCCATGGCCCAGAAGAAGGAGGTGTATGACTGGTACCCACAACACAAGATCTACTACGCCATGACCCAGAAGCTGAGGTTCATGGGTCTGTTAAG AGACGAGCACCAGGACTTCAAGGAGGAGATGCTTCGTCTGAGGAAGCTGAGAGGAAAAGGGAAACCaaagaaaggagaggggaagagagcCACCAAGAAGAAATGA